A region of the Mesobacillus jeotgali genome:
TATTGATCTGGAATCGGAAGTTTTGGGGAAGATGAAGAAGAATGCGCTTAAGTATCCCGTGCAGAAGGGGTGAGGGTAGTTGATTGTATATGAGGCGACGAAGGATGAGTTCTTGAGGGATGTTTTTGATGATGAGTTGGTGAACAATATTGTCAGCAATTATAACGCTAAGATTGGCCGGATTAATGAGCGGGAGGTTCGGTCTTGGCACAATTCAATGCAGTATATGCACAGGGTGTTGAGTGACAGCGAGATTCCTTTGGATGCCGGTGTTGCGATTGAGTTCAAGATTCCTCACACCTCGAAGCGGGTGGATTTCCTTATCTCTGGTTCTGACCAGGATGCCAGGCAATCGATTGTCATTGTTGAGTTGAAGCAGTGGGAAACTGTTGAAAAGATTGAGGGCAAAGAGGCTATTGTTAAAACGGTCATCAACAGGGGAGTGCATGAGACGACTCATCCCTCATACCAGGCTTGGTCATATGCAGCGTTGATCAAGGATTATAATGAGAATGCGCAAAAAGAGGAAATTCAACTTTATCCATGTGCATACCTTCATAGTTACATAAACCAGGGTGAGCAGGATCCGTTGACTGATCCTGTATATGATTATTATATAGAGGAAGCACCGGTTTTTGTAAAAGGTGATTCCGGTAAGTTGCGCGATTTTATCAAAAGATATATCAAACACGGTGATAATAAAGAGATCTTATATACGATTGATAAAGGGAGAATTCGGCCGTCCAAATCACTGCAGGATTCATTGAACAGCATGCTTCAGGGTAATAGGGAGTTTGTCATGATCGATGACCAGAAAGTGGTTTATGAGACAGCGTTGCAACTGGCAAGTGAAGCAGTACGGACAAACACTAAGCAGGTATTAGTCGTTGAGGGTGGCCCGGGTACTGGGAAGTCTGTATTGGCGATTAACTTATTGGTAGAGGCTACGAATCGCAGTTTAGTCTCTCAATATGTCACTAAAAATGCAGCACCGAGAAACATTTATGCGACTAAGCTTAAGCAGAATTTTCGCAAAGGCCATATTGATAACTTGTTTGTTGGATCTGGCAGCTATATCAATGCACCTGCAAATGAATTTGATGTTCTCGTTGTTGATGAAGCCCATCGACTAAATGAGAAGTCCGGTCTTTTCAGCAATCTTGGTGAAAATCAAGTCAAGGAAATTATCAATGCTTCAAAGCTGGCAGTCTTTTTTATCGATGAGCGACAGCGGGTCACTCTGAAGGATATCGGAAGTATCGGCATGGTTAAGAAGTTTGCTAGAGAATTTGGTGCATGGGTGTCAACGGTCAAGCTGGAATCACAGTTTCGCTGCAATGGCTCTGATGGTTATCTGAGCTGGATTGACGACGTGCTGCAGATTCGGGAGACAGCTAACTCGAATTATATCGGTACAAATTATGATTTCCGCATCTTTAAGGATCCCAACGAAATGCGTCAGGAAATTGAAAGGCTGAATAAAAAGAACAACAAGTCGCGCATGGTGGCTGGCTACTGTTGGAACTGGATCAAGGAAGGAAAGTCCAATACCAATTTTCACGATATTGAGCTACCAGAGCACAAGTTTAGTATGAGCTGGAATCTCGATAACTCCGCAACATGGGCGATTGACGAAAGCTCAGTAAATGAAATTGGCTGTATTCACACCTGCCAAGGACTTGAGTTTGACTATGTTGGTGTCATTATTGGTGATGACCTGGTATATAAGGATGGAGAAGTAATCACCGATTATACCAAACGCGCTAAAACTGACAACTCATTAAAAGGCTTGAAAAAAATGCTGAAGGAAAAACCTGAAGAAGCTAAGCAGCTTGCTGATGAGATTATCCGGAATACTTATCGTACATTGATGACGCGCGGACAAAAGGGGTGCTTTGTTTATTGTACGGATAAGTATTTAGAGGATTATTTTATCGAACGGGTTAAGGACATTCAGCAGAGTTATGAGGCTAATGAGTTTTTTAGGGAGATGCCGAGGGTAGCAGAAGATAAGACTAAGTATAAATAAAAAAGAAACAATTAGCTAGAAACTCAGTTTGAAAACGACTGAGTTTTTTTGTTGAGAAAAAATAGGAGATAGTCCAAAAGTGTATTGTAAATATGTGGAATTTGCCTTAATATAAAACTTGAAAAACAGCATAGGCAACATAAAAATAGCGCCTTAGTTATTTTTGAGGGGGAGAAACATGTATAAGAAAATCGCCATCTTAACGTTGTTATTTACTTTTGTATTTGGGACTATTTCTTTTGCACACTCAGGTAGAACGGACTCTAGTGGCGGTCATAATTGTAGTGAGAAATCTAAAGCGAAGGGACTTTGCACTGGATACCATAATCATAATGGAGGAGGAGCTTCTGAAGGGAGTTCTTCTGGTAGCTCTTCAGGGACTGCTCCTGCAGC
Encoded here:
- a CDS encoding DUF2075 domain-containing protein gives rise to the protein MIVYEATKDEFLRDVFDDELVNNIVSNYNAKIGRINEREVRSWHNSMQYMHRVLSDSEIPLDAGVAIEFKIPHTSKRVDFLISGSDQDARQSIVIVELKQWETVEKIEGKEAIVKTVINRGVHETTHPSYQAWSYAALIKDYNENAQKEEIQLYPCAYLHSYINQGEQDPLTDPVYDYYIEEAPVFVKGDSGKLRDFIKRYIKHGDNKEILYTIDKGRIRPSKSLQDSLNSMLQGNREFVMIDDQKVVYETALQLASEAVRTNTKQVLVVEGGPGTGKSVLAINLLVEATNRSLVSQYVTKNAAPRNIYATKLKQNFRKGHIDNLFVGSGSYINAPANEFDVLVVDEAHRLNEKSGLFSNLGENQVKEIINASKLAVFFIDERQRVTLKDIGSIGMVKKFAREFGAWVSTVKLESQFRCNGSDGYLSWIDDVLQIRETANSNYIGTNYDFRIFKDPNEMRQEIERLNKKNNKSRMVAGYCWNWIKEGKSNTNFHDIELPEHKFSMSWNLDNSATWAIDESSVNEIGCIHTCQGLEFDYVGVIIGDDLVYKDGEVITDYTKRAKTDNSLKGLKKMLKEKPEEAKQLADEIIRNTYRTLMTRGQKGCFVYCTDKYLEDYFIERVKDIQQSYEANEFFREMPRVAEDKTKYK